Part of the Sphaerodactylus townsendi isolate TG3544 linkage group LG10, MPM_Stown_v2.3, whole genome shotgun sequence genome is shown below.
CTTAGTTATTCTGTAACATAACTTCATTTATAGCTATATATGaagagtttttttaattgtttcataGTAGATAGCATGAAATACTtgaatcttctttcccttttggAATTCTTGTATAATCACTATCTATACCTTGTGAATACAGATGTTTAGATTGTTAGAAATAATGTGGATAATGACtgaaaaatgctatttataattcTCTCTCCTGTAACAGTATGCCAGCCCAGAAGGGACTCCTGAACTTTTCAGACTGTGATTCAGTTAAGTTTGTTTACACAGCCGACTCCATTCATTCTCTGAAACAAAATCACATCCTCTGTGGTGGCAGATAAGATTTTAACAGCTTGTTGGGGTAGCCTGTCAGAGTCATTAGGCTTCATCATTCTTTTTCGCAGAGCAtttccctttccacacacgcaaatggaaaaggaggaggagaaatctgGTATTTTTGAAGGCATGCATCATCCTTCTAGCTTTCAGCTACCACAGTCTTTAAACTACTTTCATCATGTTGATTCACTGGAGAAATGAACTTCCTGGATCATACATGCCAGATTATAAACTGGTTCATTTGCTCTCTGTGCACACCATGGTTGCTGAGACTCTGGAGTGGCAGGTGCCCAAGGACAAGAAGGAATTTGCTGTTGGGCACTGCTTTTGTGATTTACTTGGGGTTCCTTGTCAGCCAAGTAGGTCATGTTCTACCACAGCATAAAGCGGGATCACCGAAAGCTAATTCCAAGAATCTCCAAgttgctgcccagagccctttccTTGAGATCCCACTGGATGGCACCTTGTCACTTCCTGATTTGCAAAGACCCCTGATGGAAGCAAATGATACCTCTGCATTTCCCAATGTGGTCTACATTACTCTGCAGTCCAAGCGCAGCAAAACTGCCAACATCCAAGACACTGCAAAGcccaagaaaaggaaaaaacataCAATACCTTTGCCCTATAGAAATGACAATCCATTAATTTTCACTGTCCAGGAGAAGCATTTAACGCACAAGTCACTTCATGGGACTAGCACCTCCATAGGACTGAAGAGAGCAGTAGACCAAAACAAAGCAAGGCAACGCCAGGAAAAGgacaaagagaaagaaatatttcctAAGGGCAAGAGATATTGGCAATCTGTGAAAATTCTAAGAGATGAAAATGTGCACCCTAATACTCAGGAGAGCAATATCAGGATGTACAGTGAGAGACCACCATCTTGGCTAAGCAAAGAGGACATCTTACATATGCGTATTCTGGCAGATTCCAAGATTGGCACTATTCAAGAGGTACCATCTCAGCATGGAACAGTTCTGGTATTTGGGAAGATCTCTGCTGTGAATGGATTGACAAAAGATGCTTCTTGTGTTCAAGGGTATTGTGGTCTCCTCAAGAGACCTCTTGACATGAGTGAAGTTTTTGCTTTCCACTTGGACAGGATCCTGGGGCTGAATCGTACCTTGCCTACAGTTGGCAGAAAATCAGATTTTTTCCAAGGTAATTGATCCATTAAATGCACAGCAAGTAGACTTGACCACTTTCTTCCTTAGTAACAACCAGCTATAAATGTAGTGTAAAGATTCTGTAAAGTAGAATAAAAaagagtaaaacaaaaacaaatgctaATGATTTGGTTTCCAGTGAAACTTGTCCTTTTAGTGAAGGATACCATTTCTTAATTTATTGACTTTCTAGGTACCTTCATGTATTGTTAGGGTAGAAAACCTCTATAAGCATTTGGATTTTATTTCTAGTAGATAATAAGACATTGTATGATTATGAGAGAAAAAATGTGTGACAGAATCTGAAAACTGCCCTCAGACTAGACTTGTTTAATCTTGTCAAGGTTTTGCTCAGGTGGGCTTTTGGGCTGGAGATGGTAGTCAAGAATATGGGCCACCACATGTTACAGTTACACAGTTTCCATTATTTCAGCAGAGCTTTGGTAAACATTCACAATAAATTGATGAACATAATGAAAATTATAAAACAGCAAAGCCTACTGGTTTGAATCATAGACTTACACCTAATAAACAGCAAAGCCTACTGGTGTCTGAATCAAGGTGATTTGATGAACATGTCATACAGTTAGCATTTGTTCCTTTTCCATTatgctagatttttaaaaagtgattataAATACATAGCAATGGATTAATTTTGTTGTTTTGGCCACTTTAGAAGAGAGTAATTTGTATTTAGTCTGTATTCCTATTGACAAcaataagaattttaaaaattatatttccaGTGCTAAAAAGTAAGTGTAACTATTATCTTGCTTTTCACCCTTATTTTTCATTGTGCCTACAAAATGTCTGGTATACACTTATCTCATAACTTGCTTGTATTGTGCACACTAGGTAAATCCtgacataaaatgtaaaattagaCCAAAATAAATGCAGTTTGATATGGGCACCTAAAACATCACTCATGAAAGTCACGTTTAATCTGAAGCACAAGTCACAAATAGCTTGAAAAAGGCTttgctgtattttaatgaatcTCTCTTAAAATAGTTCACTGTTTCCCTAGTGATTGGTTTAAAGTGCAACAACTGCATTACATTGTACAAAATCTATCATTCAAGGcatatttttattaaaaacaaaacaaaaatgcagtaGCAGTAGAATGCAGATGTAACTGCAGTTTCTGTTTTATCAGCTCTAAGCCTTCCCATGGGTGGTACATATGATCGTGTCTATATACTTGTAGATGTAGCAAATTGTTTCCTTCCTTGGTTCTGAGAATATTCAGACTACCAGAAAATGGAAGACACATTATGCATACATCCTTTTAGGGAACGATTTTGTTGCTGTAGAGTTGTCAGAAGGAACTCAGCAGTTTCCTTTCAGAGATCCTGCGTGGTAGGTTCACATACATTGCAGAATCCTACCTTCCTTATAATCTGCTTTAAGTCTAACCTTAGAAACAGTTGCTTTCAGTTTGCATTCTCCTTTCAGAGTGTcaggaagaaagaaggagaaattcAGCCTTCGTCAGTCTCTGTAATTGGTGATGTTCCGGAGGCACGGAACTGTTGCTAGGTGATAaaaagtgggggaaggaaaagcCAGTTTTTCATTTTGATTATTTTTTGCAGGAATGTTTCTCAGCTACAGATGAGATCAGAGTGTGGAACAGCCTCAGCTTTTGCTAGAAATATTCTCAGTCAGATATGCCAAGTTTTAACCGTTATCGTAGATATTTTGGGCATAACATGCCAGTGAATATGGGCTTTTATTATCTCCGTTATCCATATGACTTATACAAGACCACTTCTAAACATATATTGTATTTCTCAACTTTTTCCAATTTTGTCCATTGACAAATTTACATACAAACACCTTTGTGGTGAGGCTGAATggaatgctgaccttgatagccataggctagactgatctcatcagatctcagaaactaagtagggttgaccctggctagtatttggatgggagacctccaaggaataccagggttgtgataggGAAGTGCAGGCAaaaaacctctgaatgtctcttgccgttgcccaatcgacttaacgtccctgcgaccatccagcgcattgccgaggccaggggacatgcccccctgccctgcgcgaccgctccagagtcgcagggcaggggggcgtgtccacaggccttggcgacgcgctggacggtcaCTGGGacagtaagtcgattgggcaaggggggagggatggtgccttccagccgctgccatttgcatggcagcggctggaagccgccgttttccaaaaacctcactcagggagcgaggtgggaaaatggcggcttcacgctgctggggaggtgtgagggtggcgcggctgcgaagcagctgcgccccccttgagaacagctccctcgggatggcgtttttgccgtccccagggtgctgtaaaaggcccgtgcggaaagggcctttctttgaagggcatggattccagaccttttacctttttggttgccctcctctggacacgttccagcttgtcagaatccttcttaaattgtggtgccagagctgaatacagtactctaggtgaggtttgaccactatactcttattgatacatcccagaattgcattggctttcttggctgccacatcacactgcgaaactcatgttcagtttgtggtctactaagactcccagatccctttcacatgtagtgttgtcaagccaggtgtcacccatcctgtatatgtgcatttcagtttttctgcCTACGTGTAGaaccttacatttatctctgttgaaattcattttgttagtttggcccagctgtataatctgtccagataattttgaatcctgtccctgtcctccagggtattagctaaccctcctaatttggtattatctgcaaatttgattgacATGCCTTctgtttcattatccaagtcattgataaaaatattgaatagaactggacccaggacagaaccctgaggcactccacttctcacttctctccaggatgta
Proteins encoded:
- the GASK1B gene encoding Golgi-associated kinase 1B — protein: MNFLDHTCQIINWFICSLCTPWLLRLWSGRCPRTRRNLLLGTAFVIYLGFLVSQVGHVLPQHKAGSPKANSKNLQVAAQSPFLEIPLDGTLSLPDLQRPLMEANDTSAFPNVVYITLQSKRSKTANIQDTAKPKKRKKHTIPLPYRNDNPLIFTVQEKHLTHKSLHGTSTSIGLKRAVDQNKARQRQEKDKEKEIFPKGKRYWQSVKILRDENVHPNTQESNIRMYSERPPSWLSKEDILHMRILADSKIGTIQEVPSQHGTVLVFGKISAVNGLTKDASCVQGYCGLLKRPLDMSEVFAFHLDRILGLNRTLPTVGRKSDFFQDDQPHPVILWDSSLCQTDNETHSSLKLTWGAYKQQLKQKCWQNHKVSKAEWGCTDIHHHEWSKMALLDFLLQIYHRLDKNCCGFKPHKEDSCVQKGLHLNCDDQDSIALTHIIQRKEDPQHLVFIDNKGFFDRSEDNLDFKILYGIKEFPESAVSVLKSQRLREKLLQSLFLDRIFWESQGGRQGIEKLIDVIERRGKILLTYINGHGANVLPMNE